Proteins found in one Flexistipes sp. genomic segment:
- a CDS encoding TrbI/VirB10 family protein, translating into MLDKLKNVFNKDGIQTDDDIIKKKRFMAFGVLLLFIIGILVFSYWSFVQKQQKLHAGKKIEREGLLSKSEKQVDWKSRIEADFSELKQQNKELRTQINSLVQQLKKEKKENEITKQEITEMLKQKINQEKQIIEKTTTEKTTTEENKDAENKLSKDNKSTEEEAKTVNMDILPPPPKPYENNKEQEGYKQYYNKNSNYMKQPVTNPESTTGEEEKSIYVYEADKASLTKDNASQESFYIPSGSFVRGVLLTGVDAPTMQVGEQQPQPVLINLNENTILPNRYRSNMIDCIGIGSARGDLSSERAYIRMVKLSCIEEGYEKKVVDTNIQGWIMGEDGKVGLRGRLVSKQGTILAKALVAGFAEGVANAFTQAASDISVTPEGSTKSIDPDKAFQAAGLEGVGNAMSKLAEFYMKMAESMFPVIEVGAGRNVTMVLKDGKEFVLMNKDIEKTPLKN; encoded by the coding sequence CTTTTGTGCAGAAACAGCAAAAGCTACATGCAGGTAAAAAGATTGAAAGAGAAGGCTTACTCAGCAAATCAGAAAAACAAGTTGACTGGAAGTCAAGGATAGAGGCTGATTTTAGCGAGCTCAAACAACAGAATAAAGAGCTACGCACCCAGATAAACTCACTTGTTCAACAGCTCAAAAAAGAAAAGAAAGAGAACGAAATCACAAAGCAGGAAATTACGGAAATGCTTAAACAGAAAATAAATCAGGAGAAACAAATTATAGAGAAAACAACAACAGAAAAGACAACAACAGAGGAAAACAAAGATGCTGAAAATAAATTATCAAAAGATAATAAAAGTACAGAGGAAGAAGCTAAAACTGTAAATATGGATATTCTTCCTCCGCCACCTAAACCCTATGAAAACAATAAAGAACAGGAAGGATACAAGCAATATTATAACAAGAACAGTAATTACATGAAACAACCTGTTACAAATCCAGAAAGTACAACAGGAGAAGAAGAAAAAAGCATATATGTCTATGAAGCAGACAAAGCTTCTCTAACAAAAGATAATGCCTCGCAGGAGAGTTTCTATATACCGAGCGGCTCTTTCGTTAGAGGAGTGCTTCTAACAGGTGTGGATGCACCTACAATGCAGGTAGGCGAGCAACAGCCTCAGCCTGTTTTGATAAATCTTAACGAAAACACAATTTTGCCTAACCGTTACAGGTCCAACATGATTGATTGTATAGGCATTGGCTCAGCAAGAGGCGACTTATCAAGCGAGCGTGCATATATACGCATGGTAAAACTTTCCTGCATTGAGGAAGGTTATGAGAAAAAGGTTGTAGATACAAATATTCAGGGCTGGATCATGGGTGAAGACGGCAAGGTAGGACTAAGAGGCAGGCTTGTATCAAAGCAGGGCACTATCCTTGCAAAAGCTCTTGTCGCAGGTTTTGCAGAAGGTGTTGCTAATGCTTTCACTCAAGCGGCGAGTGATATATCGGTAACTCCTGAAGGCTCTACAAAATCTATTGATCCAGATAAAGCCTTCCAAGCGGCAGGTCTTGAAGGAGTGGGTAATGCCATGAGCAAATTGGCAGAGTTTTATATGAAAATGGCTGAATCCATGTTTCCTGTAATAGAAGTGGGAGCAGGAAGAAATGTCACTATGGTACTAAAAGACGGAAAAGAATTTGTATTAATGAATAAAGATATAGAAAAAACACCACTGAAAAATTGA
- the traV gene encoding type IV conjugative transfer system lipoprotein TraV gives MKICFSSQFRNIKVFIILLISALTFSGCAKALNPAGASEFSCPNPDNGVCASVQDVYSNRQDIQGFKEDRAYKNMPDKEEYIEKQCGVEKFLEDKTAYRMCKRDAEKRYEKLVKQSHNNNMKEVQSPLKGGEFLKGVVKAKEGIPIRQPEKVTRIWIAPYENDMGDLVFSHFIYVVEDRSDWIFTTEDDARSIRNNANPVSILNGGN, from the coding sequence ATGAAAATTTGTTTTAGTTCCCAATTCCGGAATATAAAGGTTTTTATCATATTGCTGATCTCAGCTTTAACATTCAGTGGCTGTGCTAAGGCACTTAATCCCGCTGGGGCATCAGAGTTCAGTTGCCCGAATCCTGATAACGGAGTTTGTGCGAGTGTGCAGGATGTATACAGCAACAGACAGGATATACAAGGTTTTAAAGAGGATCGTGCATATAAGAACATGCCTGATAAGGAAGAATATATAGAAAAGCAGTGCGGAGTAGAGAAATTTCTTGAGGATAAAACTGCATATAGAATGTGCAAAAGAGATGCGGAAAAAAGATATGAAAAATTGGTTAAACAATCACATAACAACAACATGAAAGAAGTGCAATCACCATTGAAGGGCGGAGAATTCTTAAAAGGTGTTGTTAAAGCTAAAGAAGGTATTCCGATCAGACAGCCGGAAAAGGTTACAAGAATATGGATTGCTCCGTATGAAAACGATATGGGTGATCTTGTATTTTCTCACTTCATATATGTTGTTGAAGATCGTTCGGACTGGATTTTTACAACCGAAGATGATGCAAGAAGTATAAGGAATAATGCAAATCCTGTAAGCATTCTAAACGGAGGCAATTAA
- the traC gene encoding type IV secretion system protein TraC, with product MGLAVKNIEAIMQRGRIADYLTPYGYEDGIYILRSGWGILFECNPIPYAGTSASNALESLFTAPRHSDDWYISLMLYASPNINRQVDEYYDRKANNKTNIDDEAIRELFAQRKDFYLKHTEKSFFDSFDLRVRDFRLYFSVIIPFKSLSGNTDVDNEIMSAKKALSSYKGTLESNGFGPVACPPERFIETMREILNIDVPENITYNPSKELREHVVYPSTKIKVQDNGDISINDKPHRVYSVKDFPAEMNLFEFGELFGSFTDNMKQIPTPFAVTLNLRLPNSMKAKERFQVKSHWTTQQADGNPVAKYMPTLWKRYQNFQTGMELYEEGKVQTPMQLSLWVQGDDDDHIEYLGQFIRTLWLQKNFTIIPENPETAFPVFLSTLPLQYDGYYEKFLKRAEPLFSNNAANMAPVSSDWKGGKNPYLTFVSRRGQLMNFDPYDTDGNYNISVVAESGKGKSFMTNEMVCSCLAEGGKVFIVDVGRSYEKLAEQIGGEFIEFDPELDIVINPFTKAKIGTDGNIASDEFELLVPLVGSMLGMSLYASQDEKDETKKLIAAHIEQAIRQAFREKQNETCWDDVIQILANKDDKKARDIATALFPFSKQGRYSKWVNGKDTFEYDKDFVVLELDTLEQKEDLKGIFLMMMIFRISQDIFMSYDRKKMMVIEEAWDLMRNSLSAAFIEKSFRRFRKHMASAVVVTQSIMDFFMNDTTRAIFTNSEWKMMLGQKNEIIEQAKSEKKLSLHDYFFELLKSVDTVKGKYSEVMISGAGGLGIGRLITDRYSYYLYTTDAEDKKKIKNVQNQLGCSVRDAINHIIRAEREA from the coding sequence ATGGGACTTGCTGTTAAGAACATTGAAGCAATTATGCAGAGGGGCAGGATTGCCGACTATCTTACCCCCTATGGATACGAGGATGGAATATATATTCTGAGAAGTGGCTGGGGGATACTGTTTGAGTGCAACCCTATACCTTATGCCGGAACAAGTGCATCAAACGCTCTGGAGTCCCTTTTTACAGCCCCCAGACACAGCGATGATTGGTATATATCTCTGATGTTATATGCATCTCCCAACATAAATAGACAGGTTGATGAGTATTACGATAGGAAAGCTAATAACAAAACAAACATAGACGATGAGGCAATAAGAGAGCTGTTTGCCCAGAGAAAAGATTTTTACCTAAAGCATACAGAAAAAAGTTTTTTTGACTCTTTCGACTTAAGAGTTCGGGATTTCAGACTTTATTTTTCGGTGATAATCCCTTTTAAATCCTTATCAGGCAATACTGATGTAGACAATGAAATTATGAGTGCCAAGAAAGCGTTGAGCAGTTATAAAGGAACGTTAGAGTCCAATGGTTTCGGACCTGTAGCCTGCCCGCCGGAAAGGTTTATTGAGACTATGCGAGAAATACTCAATATCGATGTTCCAGAGAATATAACCTATAATCCTTCTAAGGAGTTGAGGGAACACGTTGTTTATCCAAGTACAAAAATAAAAGTACAGGATAACGGAGACATATCTATCAATGACAAACCTCACCGGGTATACTCCGTAAAAGATTTCCCTGCAGAAATGAATCTATTTGAATTCGGGGAGTTATTCGGCTCATTTACCGACAATATGAAACAGATACCAACACCTTTTGCTGTGACTCTGAACTTAAGACTTCCGAACTCTATGAAAGCTAAAGAGCGTTTTCAAGTAAAATCTCATTGGACTACACAACAAGCAGATGGTAATCCGGTTGCTAAATATATGCCTACCCTTTGGAAAAGGTATCAGAATTTTCAGACGGGAATGGAGCTGTATGAAGAAGGCAAAGTACAGACACCTATGCAGTTAAGCCTTTGGGTACAGGGTGATGATGATGATCATATTGAATATTTGGGGCAGTTTATAAGGACATTATGGTTGCAAAAAAATTTTACAATAATCCCTGAAAACCCGGAGACGGCCTTTCCTGTTTTTTTATCAACACTACCTCTGCAGTATGACGGATATTACGAAAAATTCTTAAAGAGAGCTGAACCCTTATTTTCTAATAATGCCGCTAATATGGCTCCTGTATCATCTGACTGGAAGGGTGGGAAGAATCCTTATCTGACATTTGTTTCGAGAAGAGGGCAGTTAATGAATTTTGACCCTTATGATACAGACGGTAACTATAACATATCAGTAGTTGCTGAGTCCGGTAAGGGTAAATCATTTATGACAAATGAAATGGTTTGTTCCTGTCTGGCAGAAGGCGGGAAAGTTTTTATTGTTGATGTGGGTAGAAGCTATGAAAAATTGGCTGAGCAGATAGGTGGCGAGTTTATAGAGTTTGATCCTGAACTTGATATAGTTATCAATCCTTTTACTAAAGCAAAAATAGGTACGGATGGCAACATAGCAAGCGATGAATTTGAGTTGCTTGTGCCCCTTGTCGGCTCAATGCTCGGTATGAGTTTGTACGCATCTCAGGATGAAAAAGATGAGACGAAAAAACTGATTGCTGCCCATATTGAACAGGCTATAAGACAAGCATTCAGAGAAAAGCAAAATGAAACCTGTTGGGACGATGTTATACAGATACTCGCTAACAAAGATGATAAAAAAGCAAGAGATATTGCAACAGCATTGTTTCCTTTCTCCAAACAGGGCAGATATTCCAAATGGGTAAACGGCAAGGATACATTTGAGTATGACAAAGATTTTGTTGTGCTTGAGCTGGATACTCTTGAACAGAAAGAGGATTTAAAGGGTATCTTTCTTATGATGATGATTTTTAGAATATCTCAGGATATTTTTATGTCATACGATCGCAAAAAGATGATGGTAATAGAGGAAGCATGGGATTTGATGAGAAATTCTCTGTCAGCCGCTTTCATAGAAAAATCTTTCAGGCGTTTCAGAAAGCATATGGCATCCGCTGTTGTAGTAACTCAGTCTATAATGGATTTTTTTATGAACGATACCACCAGAGCGATTTTTACTAACTCAGAATGGAAAATGATGCTTGGGCAGAAAAATGAAATAATAGAGCAGGCGAAGTCAGAGAAAAAGCTTTCTTTACATGATTACTTTTTCGAGCTTCTAAAGAGTGTGGACACAGTAAAAGGAAAATATTCAGAAGTTATGATCTCCGGTGCCGGCGGACTTGGCATCGGTAGGCTTATTACGGATAGATATTCATATTATCTCTATACAACTGATGCTGAAGATAAGAAAAAGATCAAAAATGTACAAAATCAGCTCGGATGCAGTGTGAGAGATGCAATAAATCATATTATACGAGCTGAAAGAGAAGCTTAA
- a CDS encoding ParM/StbA family protein produces MVLAVDVGYGRTKIATDTKRDYFNSYLVRYRRNNLDFMKKSDRIEVDGQKYYVGDKALSEGTPISLIGDSFHGSSKWKALLGYALYKLRDELNENIDTMVLGLPLSQYNEERKAQLKSISDFKFSVNGEEFLYSTDKVIVLPQGAGAILEYMKKEEGTAIVDIGYYTLDLAYFREGGFNVGQSLSKNYGIQKLYVDLANEINRRFNISPDIKRIESIVGTNKLLYEGKEYDLSEMISEFKIAYCQDLVGILNENWAEVLKEVNRVVFIGGGTEVIKEIIPDQANFYIPENPSMANVLGFYKYGEKFGRKAAGEVENEQK; encoded by the coding sequence ATGGTTTTAGCTGTTGATGTAGGTTATGGCAGAACAAAAATAGCTACAGATACAAAAAGAGATTATTTCAATTCTTACCTTGTCAGATACAGACGCAACAATCTTGATTTCATGAAAAAGTCTGACCGAATAGAAGTTGACGGACAGAAATATTACGTTGGTGATAAAGCTTTAAGTGAAGGAACTCCGATATCTTTAATAGGTGATAGTTTTCATGGAAGCAGTAAATGGAAGGCTTTACTTGGATACGCTTTATATAAACTTAGGGATGAGTTGAACGAAAATATCGACACAATGGTGCTCGGTCTACCCTTATCTCAATATAACGAGGAAAGAAAAGCCCAGTTAAAAAGTATAAGCGATTTTAAATTTAGCGTAAATGGTGAGGAGTTTCTTTACAGTACAGACAAAGTAATTGTTCTGCCACAGGGTGCAGGAGCAATACTGGAGTATATGAAAAAAGAAGAGGGCACAGCTATTGTTGATATAGGTTACTATACCCTTGATTTGGCATATTTTCGGGAAGGTGGATTTAATGTCGGTCAGTCACTTTCAAAAAATTACGGTATACAGAAATTATATGTAGACTTAGCTAACGAAATAAATAGAAGATTCAATATTAGCCCTGATATAAAAAGAATAGAAAGCATAGTAGGGACGAATAAGTTGCTGTATGAGGGCAAGGAATATGATCTTAGCGAAATGATAAGCGAGTTTAAGATAGCTTATTGCCAGGATTTAGTAGGTATCTTAAACGAAAACTGGGCAGAGGTTTTAAAAGAAGTAAACAGAGTTGTATTTATTGGCGGCGGCACAGAAGTTATCAAAGAGATAATCCCCGATCAAGCAAACTTTTATATCCCTGAAAATCCCTCTATGGCTAATGTTCTTGGTTTTTACAAGTACGGAGAAAAGTTTGGTCGGAAGGCGGCAGGAGAGGTGGAGAATGAGCAAAAGTAA
- a CDS encoding HU family DNA-binding protein, with amino-acid sequence MTKTDLVAKMAEKSGLSKTATEKALNAFQETVVDAVKKDDKVTLVGFGSFEQAQRNAREGRNPQTGEKIKIPATKVPKFSAGKVFKEAVK; translated from the coding sequence ATGACAAAAACAGATCTAGTGGCAAAAATGGCTGAAAAAAGCGGACTTAGCAAAACCGCCACAGAGAAAGCGTTAAATGCATTTCAGGAAACGGTTGTTGATGCTGTAAAAAAAGATGACAAGGTAACTTTAGTTGGTTTTGGAAGTTTTGAGCAAGCTCAGAGAAATGCCAGAGAAGGGCGTAACCCTCAAACTGGTGAAAAAATTAAAATTCCAGCTACTAAAGTTCCAAAGTTTTCAGCAGGGAAAGTTTTTAAAGAAGCTGTAAAATAA
- a CDS encoding PAS domain-containing hybrid sensor histidine kinase/response regulator, producing MNNSQKLSYQNLLDSIPVPIFYKGTDGKYLGMNKAFEDFFGASRENLIGKGVYDIIDKEYADVYFKKDKELYGNPGVQIYETQVKDNQGNIHEVVFNKATFFDETGKVSGLVGTILDVTDRVNAEKEITEKQRRLETLMSNLPGMVYQCLNDPDWTMLFVSEGCLDLTGYHVEELIFNKDIPYSAVIHPADREKEWENVQKSIENNESFMSTYRIITKNGKTKWVWEQGVKVGKNENGIDILEGYITDITESKSYFDELHTIKDFVDNAPEAVYWVRQNGKFAFVNNTAAQILGYHIDELSQMSVFDIDVDISEEKRKDLWDNIRINKSVSIESRHQKKDGTIIPVEISIRKINYAGEYYHGCFAKDITERKKAEKEKEILNAKLNQSSKLEAIGRMAGGIAHDFNNMLSVILSYSEMGLLKSNRADQFHEYFEEIGKAAHKSAEITDQLLNFAREKPISPRILNLNESVKDMKKMLSKVVGKNIELNCELSSNLWPVKIDPSQVSQILTNLCVNARDAIKDKGEIYIKTSNVTLDKQYYVSAGDCYPGEYAVLSVRDNGMGISKEIQEKIFEPFFTTKKEGHGTGIGLATLYGIVKQNGGFIDVQSKIDVGTTFKVYLPKYKGEKTAGDEERTNILKGNGETILLVEDEPSLLAASNKMLQKLNYNVISRLSANEAMKIADEYKEKDKHIDLLITDVVMPEMNGKELFHQMQKLYPEIKTLFISGYPESHITEEVTKSDNIFFLQKPFNINSIGNKLKEIL from the coding sequence ATGAATAACAGCCAAAAGCTTAGCTATCAAAATCTGCTGGATTCCATTCCCGTGCCTATATTCTACAAAGGTACAGACGGTAAATATCTGGGTATGAACAAAGCTTTTGAGGATTTTTTCGGAGCAAGCAGAGAAAATCTTATAGGCAAAGGTGTTTACGATATAATCGATAAAGAATATGCAGACGTTTATTTTAAAAAAGATAAAGAACTTTATGGCAATCCCGGTGTACAAATCTATGAAACTCAGGTCAAGGACAATCAAGGCAATATCCATGAAGTAGTTTTTAACAAAGCAACTTTTTTTGATGAAACCGGTAAAGTTTCAGGACTTGTAGGCACAATTCTCGATGTAACTGACAGAGTCAACGCCGAAAAAGAAATTACTGAAAAGCAACGGAGATTAGAAACACTGATGTCTAATCTGCCCGGGATGGTTTATCAATGTCTGAATGATCCCGACTGGACTATGCTGTTTGTAAGTGAAGGGTGTCTGGATTTAACAGGATATCATGTTGAAGAATTGATATTTAATAAAGATATACCTTATAGTGCTGTAATCCATCCTGCTGATCGTGAAAAGGAATGGGAAAATGTTCAAAAGTCTATTGAAAACAATGAAAGTTTTATGAGCACTTATAGGATAATTACCAAAAATGGTAAAACAAAATGGGTGTGGGAACAAGGAGTAAAAGTTGGCAAAAATGAAAACGGAATTGATATTCTTGAAGGCTATATTACCGATATCACTGAATCCAAAAGTTACTTTGATGAACTTCATACGATAAAAGACTTTGTTGATAATGCTCCAGAAGCAGTATACTGGGTTCGTCAAAATGGAAAATTTGCCTTTGTTAATAACACAGCTGCTCAAATACTGGGGTATCATATTGATGAGTTATCTCAAATGTCAGTATTTGATATTGATGTGGATATTAGTGAAGAAAAACGAAAGGATTTATGGGACAATATACGCATAAATAAAAGTGTTTCAATTGAAAGCAGGCATCAGAAAAAAGACGGCACTATCATACCTGTTGAGATATCAATCAGGAAAATAAATTATGCAGGTGAATATTACCACGGATGTTTTGCAAAAGATATAACTGAACGAAAGAAAGCTGAAAAAGAAAAAGAAATTCTTAATGCCAAACTTAACCAAAGCAGTAAACTTGAGGCAATAGGCAGGATGGCCGGAGGGATTGCGCACGACTTTAATAATATGCTGAGTGTTATTCTCAGTTATTCGGAAATGGGTTTATTAAAATCTAATCGAGCAGATCAATTTCACGAGTACTTTGAGGAAATTGGCAAAGCAGCACACAAATCCGCAGAAATAACTGATCAGCTATTAAATTTTGCCAGAGAAAAACCGATATCGCCAAGAATATTAAATCTTAACGAATCAGTTAAAGACATGAAAAAAATGCTAAGCAAAGTTGTGGGTAAAAATATTGAGCTAAACTGTGAGTTAAGCAGCAATTTATGGCCCGTAAAAATAGATCCCTCCCAAGTGAGTCAAATATTAACTAATCTTTGCGTAAATGCACGGGATGCAATAAAAGACAAAGGGGAAATATATATTAAAACCTCAAATGTGACATTAGATAAACAGTATTATGTTTCTGCTGGAGATTGTTATCCGGGTGAATATGCAGTCCTTTCCGTCAGAGATAACGGTATGGGCATAAGCAAAGAAATACAGGAAAAGATTTTTGAACCGTTTTTTACAACGAAAAAAGAAGGCCACGGAACCGGAATAGGTTTGGCTACACTATACGGTATTGTTAAACAAAACGGCGGATTTATAGATGTCCAGAGCAAAATAGATGTTGGTACAACTTTTAAAGTTTATTTGCCAAAATATAAAGGAGAAAAAACTGCCGGTGATGAAGAAAGAACAAATATTTTAAAGGGCAATGGCGAAACAATATTATTAGTTGAAGACGAGCCTTCTCTCCTTGCTGCAAGTAATAAAATGCTCCAAAAATTAAACTATAATGTAATTTCCAGGCTTTCTGCTAATGAAGCTATGAAGATAGCTGATGAATATAAAGAAAAGGACAAACATATAGATTTATTAATTACTGACGTTGTAATGCCTGAAATGAATGGTAAAGAGCTTTTTCATCAAATGCAAAAGTTATATCCTGAAATAAAAACTTTATTTATTTCCGGCTACCCGGAAAGTCACATAACAGAAGAAGTAACCAAGTCAGATAACATATTTTTTCTTCAAAAACCTTTTAACATTAATTCAATAGGAAACAAGTTAAAAGAAATACTGTGA
- a CDS encoding single-stranded DNA-binding protein, which translates to MYLNNVVISGNLTKNPEVRVLSDREKPVTVTNFILANNEPKKDGKTAFVKVTAFGRTAEVVGEYLAKGQPVIVVGSLKQNSFENAEGQKVNYSYIQADNVQMFPKKNGSSQQQEPVVDTANYVDENDIPF; encoded by the coding sequence ATGTATCTAAACAATGTAGTTATTAGCGGAAACCTGACAAAAAATCCCGAAGTGAGAGTATTGTCAGATAGGGAAAAGCCGGTTACTGTTACCAATTTTATTTTGGCTAACAACGAGCCGAAGAAAGACGGCAAAACAGCCTTTGTAAAGGTTACTGCTTTTGGCAGAACCGCAGAGGTAGTCGGTGAGTACCTTGCAAAGGGACAGCCTGTAATAGTTGTTGGCTCTTTGAAGCAAAATAGTTTTGAAAATGCTGAGGGTCAGAAAGTCAATTACAGCTATATCCAGGCTGATAACGTGCAAATGTTTCCGAAAAAAAATGGTAGTAGCCAGCAACAAGAGCCTGTTGTTGATACTGCTAATTATGTGGATGAAAACGACATCCCTTTCTAA
- the bet gene encoding phage recombination protein Bet: MQNVARIQEKQTLQKKSGFSSLSERELQVIKKQFFPHGADNEEISYCISVAKQLDLNPLMKEVMFVPRRQKINGKWVEKYEPLVGRDGFLSIAHKTGQFAGIKTESFLKEIPVLNKNGWEYKNELVARCTVYRKDTNQPFIVEVSFNEYAQRTKEGFLTAFWRDKPDTMLKKVAESQCLRKAFNINGIYGAEEIGYGTYDAEGMVIRDPETVVNEGEIETETPPSKENPINDEQAKKQLLEFLANLGFTIAQGKENSNTYYVKGSPYGKPKAKELLERYFIQVKEDVYQLSA, encoded by the coding sequence ATGCAAAACGTGGCAAGAATTCAAGAAAAACAAACATTGCAGAAGAAAAGCGGGTTTAGCTCACTGAGTGAAAGAGAATTGCAAGTGATTAAAAAGCAATTCTTTCCTCATGGAGCGGATAATGAAGAGATAAGCTATTGTATCAGTGTAGCAAAACAGCTTGATCTCAATCCGCTGATGAAAGAAGTAATGTTTGTACCCCGCAGGCAAAAAATTAATGGCAAATGGGTCGAAAAATATGAGCCACTTGTCGGTCGTGACGGTTTTTTGAGTATAGCTCATAAGACCGGACAGTTTGCGGGCATAAAAACTGAATCTTTTCTAAAAGAAATCCCTGTCCTTAACAAAAACGGATGGGAATATAAAAATGAGCTTGTAGCACGGTGTACCGTGTACCGTAAAGACACAAATCAACCTTTTATAGTTGAGGTCTCGTTTAATGAGTACGCTCAACGGACAAAAGAAGGCTTTTTGACGGCATTTTGGCGGGATAAACCTGACACTATGCTGAAAAAGGTGGCTGAATCACAGTGCTTGCGGAAAGCATTTAATATAAACGGCATCTACGGTGCAGAGGAAATAGGTTATGGCACATATGATGCTGAGGGAATGGTGATCCGTGATCCTGAAACAGTTGTTAATGAAGGAGAGATTGAAACGGAAACACCGCCCTCGAAAGAAAATCCTATAAATGATGAGCAGGCAAAGAAGCAACTGTTAGAGTTTTTGGCAAATTTGGGCTTTACAATAGCCCAAGGCAAAGAGAACTCCAACACATACTATGTGAAAGGTTCTCCATATGGCAAGCCAAAGGCGAAAGAGTTGCTTGAGAGATATTTCATCCAAGTAAAAGAGGATGTTTATCAATTGTCTGCTTAG